AAATTTTACAGAAAAAGAAATCGGATGCAGATGTTGCGGCAAAATTAATGTCAGTGACAAAGGCATAATCTGTTTGCAGGCATTCAGATATTATCTGAATAACAAGTTTAAGAAAAATATCAGGCTCAATATTGAATCCGGCTGCAGATGCATCCTGCATAACAAAAATGAAGGCGGCGAAAAAAATTCCCGCCACGAGTGTGAAACAAAAAAATCTGACGCTTTTGATCTTACCAGCCCAGATATTGATTATAAAACAATTTATCAGGCGGCGGTTGATTCAAAACTCTTCTCCACAATAATCCGGTACGACATAAAACATTTTGTTCATGTAGATACAAGACCCAGAGCAAATTACGGCATAGAGTTTTGGGCTTGGAATAAATAACGTGTCTCATTGTAAAACTATTCCCTCTTTTGCGACAAATTCTGTCAATGGCACGCTAATGTGTGATTGTCAGTAATTACAGGAGAAATAAAATGTTAAAAACAACAAGTGAAACCGCTTTCAAAAGCAGAAAAGATTTCAGAAGCTTTGTCGCAGAAGCAGGAAAAGAAAAATTGGAAGAAATTATCGGGTCAAATCTTCAGATTTTATCAGTATCAGAAGAATCAACGGATGAAAAGGCAGATATATTAGCTGTTTGCAATATCCACGAAAGAACAGTTATCGAATGCGAACTGAAACAAAACATTAAAACCCTTGCAGGGCTTTTAAAACACGCATCAAGTTATAGTGCAAAAAACATCTTGTGGCTTGTAAATCAAGAAATCCCCGATGCTATAGACACAGCAAGGTGGCTCAGCAAAATTATTTCTTATGAAGTCAAGCTATACATAGTTAAATGCTTTATAAAAAATGACGAAATATGCTTCAAAAATCTTTTAATACCATCAGCAAATACTTATCAGAGACCCAAAGCTAAAATTACAAATACAAAAGAAAATCAGGAAAAATTCTGGCAGGAATTTCAAAAATATACAGCAGATAATAATTTGCCTCTAAAAATTAACCCTGCACCACAACACTGGCAATACGTTTCAATAGGTATGCAGGGAGTTTCAATACAACTGACAATAAATACAACCAAAAATAATCTCGGATGTGAACTCCTGATTGCAAACGATAAAGACCTTTTTTACAAGCTGGAGGAACATAAAAAAGAAATAGAAAAACAACTTGGCAAACTTGACTGGCAAGCATTAGAAGGAAAGAAATCTTCAAGAATAAGAGCAACTCTGGATTTCAACATCGAAAATACAAATTTTGAAGAAGGAATTTTATGGCTAATAAATACAACCAATAAGTTCAAAGATATATTCAGCAAGCACCTAGCCTGACTGCCTCCTTTCAACAGCCCTGTAGCTGGGGCTTTTCTTTCTCAAATAATATGTCGTTATGATACTCTTGCCCTCAAAACACTTCCATTCACACTAATGCACGGTAATCTGTGATTATAGACAAATAAAGGAGACGAAAATGATTAAAGTAATTATGTGTACCCTGCCAGAACTAAACGAAGTCCAAGTAAATCCGCAGGATGTAGAAATTATAAACGGCAGATACTATGTAAACGGAGTCCAACATTCAATAACAGTCAGCGGAGCTGAATTATTACAAGTATTTTACCTCGGCGCACAATTAGCCTTAGATAAAAAAATTACTAAAAATCAAGTAAAAGAAGCACAGGCAATCAAATTATAGGAGATATAAAAATGGCAAAAACAGCGTATAAAGAACAACTCATAGAAAAAATTTCATATTTATCCAGTAGTCAATCTGTTTCTTACAGGGAAATATTAAAAATTAATGATAAAAAAATAAAATTTTTAATTAAATCTGATTCTTACAGAATTCAATGCTATGCAAAAGCGTATGTGCTTAAAAATGATGAGTGGGTTGAAGTTTACTCGGTTCCATATTCTGAAATGGACACAAAAGAAGGTCTTATCCACCATAATAATTTTTCAAAAGAGCCACAGCACGCAGTATTAGAATTCATGCGTGACAGAGGCAGATTATGGGCATTAACTAAAGAAGTTCTGTTTTAGAGTTTCTTTATTGTGTCAGATTGTTGCAACTTCTTTCTATATTTGCCACAATGACTCGCTATTCCTGCAATGAGACGTATTCTGTCAATGTAGACAATAATTAAAGGAGATAAGCAATGCAAACCCTTACAGATAAAGAAAAAAGAAACTTCAAAAAATTTAGAGCAGAATTAACAAGAATTTCTCAAGAATACGGAGTCGCTGTAAAATCAATCGGAAACCTTATGATAGGCGAGATTGCTGATATCGAATACAATGACGACCCAGAAAGCGGAGACTTGTACCCAGAGATTTTAATGTGGGCTGAAGACGTAGAAGAATAATAAAAAAACTAATAGGAGATTAAGCTATGATTAACAAAAAAGATTGCGAAAATTTGCTGGAACTTCAAGGCGAAATTCAATCGGAAATAGAATTTCTGGAAGGGCTTTTTGATGAAATCAACAAATTAACTGAAAATCCAAAAGATTATACAAAAAAAAATTTGTCGGAATACTTAAAAAATCTGTTAAAAGATAAAAATAAAGCTTAAAGTTAAGACACAAATAAACCTTTTTCTCCAGCCGATTAACCCTCTTAAATTATCATTTCCAATAAAAATGCCTGCCGGAGCAGGCTGGAGATTTGTAAAATGCAAGTGATGATTTATGAATATTGGCTTTGTTCAGCCGGATTATTTTCGTTTTGCTTGTTTTTCCAGAGAATTTTTTTAATATAATCTTCAGTAACTTTGCAATTTAGTGCAAGTGCCATTCTGCTTTTTTTAGTTCCGTCAAAATTCCTGCAAATATAGTTGTTGCGTATTTTTTTGAGACCGTTGCCGGGAATATTTATCGTGATGCCCGGCATGTCAGACATTATCTTAACTGCAAAATCAATCCCGTAATAATCCGCAACTATTCTAATGTCGTCATTTGGTAGGTCTTTCACGGATAAATTTTCCAGCCACAACTCGGATTCAGCATTCATAGTCATGATCTCCCATGTTTTTAATTATTAAGAATATGAATATATGACAATGAAAAACCTGCCTGATTTAATAAAGTCAGGTCTTCCTGATTATTTTGGATGGAAAAAATTAAATCGAAAAGACAAAATGCAATAAATACAATATCTTTTTAGAAGTAAAATAGAACCACTCACCTATCAACTGAATTGTTAATCAAGTTTTAAATTCTATACTACAATAATAGTATATTTTTAATAAAAAAACATTGAT
This portion of the bacterium genome encodes:
- a CDS encoding D-Ala-D-Ala carboxypeptidase family metallohydrolase, producing MLQAKIENFTEKEIGCRCCGKINVSDKGIICLQAFRYYLNNKFKKNIRLNIESGCRCILHNKNEGGEKNSRHECETKKSDAFDLTSPDIDYKTIYQAAVDSKLFSTIIRYDIKHFVHVDTRPRANYGIEFWAWNK
- a CDS encoding DUF4268 domain-containing protein, translating into MLKTTSETAFKSRKDFRSFVAEAGKEKLEEIIGSNLQILSVSEESTDEKADILAVCNIHERTVIECELKQNIKTLAGLLKHASSYSAKNILWLVNQEIPDAIDTARWLSKIISYEVKLYIVKCFIKNDEICFKNLLIPSANTYQRPKAKITNTKENQEKFWQEFQKYTADNNLPLKINPAPQHWQYVSIGMQGVSIQLTINTTKNNLGCELLIANDKDLFYKLEEHKKEIEKQLGKLDWQALEGKKSSRIRATLDFNIENTNFEEGILWLINTTNKFKDIFSKHLA